One Amaranthus tricolor cultivar Red isolate AtriRed21 chromosome 10, ASM2621246v1, whole genome shotgun sequence genomic window carries:
- the LOC130826308 gene encoding uncharacterized protein LOC130826308: MAEPSTSPDQNTTAITTTTSSSWGTLEELLLACAVHRYGTNSWDSIARELQNRTTFSLTPHICQQKYRDIKRRFSSDEKSAGDSNHCLDELRRLRVAELRRELQRYDLSIVSLQLKVKKLKEDRGKNVKDDIKDEVDLQKTQEKETEMIMNKVKAEPPGQSEPEPVEPVNAEPEQNPEPENNSCNGSSNSKEKQAGQQERKKRVNSDELVESVAESKDDVGSGGGEREEAGTKENSDVQSTASLWRNENNNGNKNIDRGKKGGGLSGTSSGDENQSPAIKSNSDVKSQPLIEFLEVVLARKLGSFFERRLESQENPKYKNLIRQHIDLGTIQRRLEEGQYTDCHTKFYRDVMLLINNALIFFSRKTTEHKAALELRQLLDKQFRPHVSSPHDHKSNPSKPIQLVPIPKPTKSEAKEVDLKPKLTITGPIIACRKRSSIAGKSSQGGEKKDASPATPLIDKDLIPLGELMKQQAEKTSSTSFNAVTKKRSRDGSFGSRSSSSKNDNSNPSPSTPVLSKGESTEAKADKKKPSPGTSSSKMKQSSGSGKLLLLESLKNSDRKTSNDNNGSNAKTDKRKDEGTQSKIGKEKTKGKEERQSLGNRSSRRPPKRAAAIAAMGKRGRDNGGEEPQPKKRQRK, encoded by the exons ATGGCTGAACCTTCAACATCACCAGATCAAAATACAACCGCCATAACTACAACTACATCATCTTCTTGGGGAACTCTGGAGGAACTTTTGCTAGCCTGCGCCGTTCATCGTTATGGTACCAATTCCTGGGACTCCATTGCTAGAGAACTCCAAAATCGCACCACTTTTTCTCTCACTCCTCATATCTGTCAACAGAAATATCGTGACATTAAACGCCGTTTCTCTTCCGATGAGAAAAGCGCCGGTGATTCTAATCACTGTCTCGATGAGTTACGTCGTCTCCGAGTCGCCGAACTTAGACGGGAACTTCAACGTTACGATCTTTCTATTGT GTCACTGCAATTAAAGGTGAAAAAATTGAAGGAAGACAGAGGAAAAAACGTAAAGGATGATATCAAAGATGAGGTCGATCTACAGAAAACTCAGGAAAAAGAGACAGAAATGATAATGAATAAGGTGAAAGCTGAACCGCCGGGTCAAAGCGAACCGGAACCGGTCGAACCAGTAAACGCCGAACCGGAACAAAATCCCGAACCGGAAAATAACTCGTGCAATGGAAGCTCCAATTCAAAGGAAAAGCAAGCAGGTCAGCAGGAGAGGAAGAAGAGAGTTAACTCGGACGAGTTAGTGGAATCGGTGGCTGAGTCAAAGGATGATGTTGGTAGTGGCGGTGGTGAAAGGGAGGAGGCCGGGACGAAAGAAAACAGTGACGTTCAGAGTACGGCGAGCTTGTGGAGGAATGAAAATAACAAtggaaataaaaatattgatagAGGGAAAAAAGGTGGGGGGTTGTCCGGAACTAGTAGCGGTGATGAAAATCAATCGCCGGCGATTAAATCAAATAGTGATGTGAAATCACAGCCGTTGATTGAGTTTCTTGAGGTTGTTCTAGCTCGTAAGCTTGGCTCGTTTTTTGAGCGCCGGCTCGAAAGTCAG GAAAATCCCAAATATAAGAACCTAATACGGCAGCACATTGATCTGGGAACCATCCAAAGAAGGCTTGAAGAAGGCCAATACACCGATTGTCATACGAAATTTTACCGCGATGTTATGCTCCTCATCAACAACGCCCTTATCTTCTTTTCGAGAAAAACCACAGAACACAAAGCTGCACTTGAGCTCCGCCAACTACTCGACAAACAGTTCCGACCACATGTATCATCTCCACATGATCACAAGTCAAACCCTTCAAAGCCTATCCAATTAGTACCAATACCAAAGCCAACAAAATCCGAGGCCAAAGAAGTTGATCTCAAGCCTAAACTAACAATAACTGGTCCAATTATTGCTTGTAGGAAGCGGAGCTCTATAGCAGGAAAATCGTCACAAGGAGGTGAGAAAAAGGACGCATCACCGGCAACACCACTTATTGACAAAGATTTGATTCCTTTGGGGGAGTTGATGAAGCAGCAAGCAGAGAAGACTTCATCAACGTCATTCAATGCTGTGACTAAGAAGCGATCAAGAGATGGGAGTTTTGGGTCTAGGAGCTCATCAAGCAAGAACGATAACAGCAATCCAAGCCCCAGCACTCCTGTGTTAAGCAAGGGAGAAAGTACTGAGGCTAAGGCTGATAAAAAGAAGCCGAGTCCTGGAACCTCCTCGAGTAAAATGAAGCAGAGTTCAGGATCAGGTAAACTTTTACTGTTAGAGTCGTTGAAGAATTCAGATAGGAAGACGAGTAATGACAACAACGGAAGTAATGCTAAGACTGACAAGCGGAAAGATGAAGGTACACAAAGTAAAATTGGTAAGGAGAAGACAAAGGGTAAGGAGGAAAGACAAAGTCTGGGGAATAGGAGCAGTAGACGGCCACCTAAGAGGGCAGCGGCGATTGCAGCAATGGGTAAGAGAGGTCGAGATAATGGTGGTGAAGAACCACAGCCAAAGAAACGCCAAAGGAAGTAA